The following is a genomic window from Spirosoma agri.
ACTGATCCTGCATCTGGATAAACCATTGGAAGTTTCCAGAAAAAGTAAGCTAAGATTAACGGGTAAGTACATAATAAATTCGGAACGAAAAGCAGTTGACGTTGTCGTCACACGGGCTTGCCGCTGCAATCCTTTATTGGTTTTAGTAGAAGGAGAACAGGCCCATTTGCTGACCGACGAGCTTGACCTAAGATACAGCCTTGATCAGGACACCTCACTACCGCGTGTCGTTAGAAGCAGTGCAAACGATATTGGATACAGTCCTGAACAAGATACATCGCCCCCGCACGTTATTCGGTCATCGTCTGGCGGTGGGGGGCACCCAGTCCCCTTATTACCGGCGTCATTTGACGACCAGCTTCGTCGAATACGAGAGCAGCACGATTCGCTGGACGACTATCCGGTTGTAGCTGTGATGGATACAGGCATTGACTTTCGGTATCCTAATACAGAAAGTCTGCCTACTTATTACAACACGGAGCCGCCAACGTGTGATATGATAGAACCTGACTATATTGGCTGGGATTTTATCAACGATCATAATTACCCTTATGATGATAATGAAACGAACAAACACGGGAGTAGAATCGCGGCCATCATCAGCCGTATTGCCGATGGAAAGGTTCGTATAATGCCTTTAAAAGTAATTGATAGTCAAGGAATTGGTAGCTTGTTTGCTATTTGTTGTGCTTGCGAATACTTACTGACAGATCGTTTACGAGGAAAGTTAACCGCCGTTAATGCCAGTTGGGGATTTTACAGTACTCAGGAAAATGAACTCCTCGGCCAGTACATTGACCAACTAACAGAGTCTGGTACGTGGTTTATCAATGCAGCGGGAAACCGGGGAGATATTATACCAAACGAGATTGTTGATCTTAGCAATTCGATACGCTATCCAGCCTGCTATGGTGGGAAAAAGAAAGCGGGCGTTCTGACCGTGACGACGGTAAGTAATAAGTTGCGTTTTACTTTCCCGGGAGGATTTCGAACGGTGTATGATGTGGTAGAAAACTACTCGTCTACGTTTACCGACATTGGCATTGGAGCAGGTCGGGATGGAAAATTTCAGGAATCGCTACTAACAGACAGCAGTAGCCCATTCATCATCGGTTCCTCGTATGCTACTGCCTATGCCAGTGGGTTGGCTGGCCTGTTAAGACCTGAGATGTCAGCTGGCAAAGCGGCATTTCTTCAGTCCGTATCTGGTCATCTCGCAATTCTTGCACTCAATTCTAAGATTTGTGATGGTTACGTGTTTGTTGTTGAGTCCGACCCGCTCTTTACATAACCAATACCCAGTTGACGCTTACAGGTGGGTAGCTGGATGCCTGTTTTCACTGTTTATAACCTGCA
Proteins encoded in this region:
- a CDS encoding S8 family serine peptidase; translated protein: MDNDEQYFQQVPPRDIKSIQFHDKIRRLGERGHAVPDVVEYPTDPLRLVVRNQLILHLDKPLEVSRKSKLRLTGKYIINSERKAVDVVVTRACRCNPLLVLVEGEQAHLLTDELDLRYSLDQDTSLPRVVRSSANDIGYSPEQDTSPPHVIRSSSGGGGHPVPLLPASFDDQLRRIREQHDSLDDYPVVAVMDTGIDFRYPNTESLPTYYNTEPPTCDMIEPDYIGWDFINDHNYPYDDNETNKHGSRIAAIISRIADGKVRIMPLKVIDSQGIGSLFAICCACEYLLTDRLRGKLTAVNASWGFYSTQENELLGQYIDQLTESGTWFINAAGNRGDIIPNEIVDLSNSIRYPACYGGKKKAGVLTVTTVSNKLRFTFPGGFRTVYDVVENYSSTFTDIGIGAGRDGKFQESLLTDSSSPFIIGSSYATAYASGLAGLLRPEMSAGKAAFLQSVSGHLAILALNSKICDGYVFVVESDPLFT